A window of the Carassius gibelio isolate Cgi1373 ecotype wild population from Czech Republic chromosome B16, carGib1.2-hapl.c, whole genome shotgun sequence genome harbors these coding sequences:
- the LOC127974612 gene encoding trypsin → MRTIVFALLVMAVACSPGYKIFGGEDCVPNSQPWQVYLTSNGEPWCGGSLINERWVVSAAHCKMPASNLTVHLGKHNVSVEESTEQRIGVEKVIPHPDFNEHTLNSDFMLIKLKEPAVCNEFVKPIPLATRCSCAGEQCLVSGWGLTEDGNPSVLQCLELPVLSKEQCVGAYDRRITENMFCAGFMKGGKDSCQGDSGGPLVCNGELRGVVSWGIGCAQEGYPGVYVEVCRYTAWTKNIIDNN, encoded by the exons ATGAGGACCATCGTGTTTGCCTTGCTGGTCATGGCTGTCG ctTGTAGCCCAGGATACAAAATCTTTGGAGGTGAGGACTGTGTACCCAATTCCCAGCCCTGGCAAGTCTACCTTACTTCTAATGGGGAACCCTGGTGTGGAGGATCTCTGATTAATGAAAGATGGGTTGTTTCTGCCGCTCACTGCAAGATGCC AGCTTCTAATCTTACTGTCCACCTGGGAAAGCACAATGTGAGTGTTGAAGAAAGCACAGAGCAAAGGATCGGTGTAGAGAAGGTGATTCCACACCCAGACTTTAATGAACATACATTAAACAGTGATTTCATGCTGATCAAACTGAAAGAGCCTGCCGTCTGTAATGAGTTTGTAAAGCCAATCCCTCTGGCGACCAGATGCTCTTGTGCAGGGGAGCAGTGCTTGGTTTCTGGATGGGGCTTAACTGAAG ATGGAAATCCTTCTGTGCTGCAGTGTCTGGAATTGCCTGTACTGTCAAAGGAACAGTGTGTGGGTGCATACGATCGTAGAATAACTGAAAACATGTTCTGTGCTGGATTCATGAAAGGAGGCAAAGACTCATGTCAG ggtGACTCTGGCGGTCCTTTAGTGTGTAATGGGGAACTGCGAGGAGTTGTTTCCTGGGGTATAGGCTGTGCTCAAGAAGGCTATCCTGGGGTTTATGTTGAGGTGTGCCGCTACACTGCCTGGACCAAAAATATCATAGATAACAATTAA